In the genome of Arachis stenosperma cultivar V10309 chromosome 6, arast.V10309.gnm1.PFL2, whole genome shotgun sequence, the window GTAAAACCGAATGTCCATTCTGATTATTGCATCCAAAACTTATGTTTAAGAGGTGCAATGGATACTCAACCATGATGTAATGGACTATGAAACACATTGTAATATCAAACACACATGATAAGGATGCTATTTCATGCTTCATTTGCCTTTAGGCGGAAAAGCATTTTTTTATCTGATGAATTAAGAGTTTCATTGTTCTTTTTTGTCATCCAATCCATTCTCAGGTTTCTATGGCTTTTGATATAGTGAGCAACTAAGTCGGCCACTTTTTTGGATAATAGATTAAATGTCTGTCACACTGACAATAGAACTTATGCTAAGATTTCTTTTCATATTGCAGAGTGGAGTGTATGAAGGAGCTGTGCGCTTGGAAGAACTAAATATACTGTTGGGCCGAAAGTATGATCCTATTTGTTCCATCATCAAAGTTTACTTTAAATTTTGGAGGAGTGCTTACAGTGTATCCTTTGTAACTCTATTAATAAGCTAATGTTTGAAATACTTGTACAGCTGCCAGAAATACTGGGAGGAAAGGGCTCAATCAGAAAGGGTAGAGAGGCTTAAACAGATAAAGGAACACTGGGAATCGCAATGCAGGTTATTCGTAGGTGTCTAAGCAAAACGAGTCAAGAAGCCATCTCAGATTCTGCGGTCAAAGCTTAAATGTGAATACACATTTGCTGATATATGGTTTGTATATAACATTCTGAATCGTGTTTGTTAAAACCGCTTGTAAGCTGGTGTTACTTCTCAAGAAGGGGTTCTTTGTCAGTATCACTAATAAGAAAGGGGTGTTTCCTTGTGACATAAATTTTCAAGCAAAAAAACGGGAATTCAGTGATGAGATAGAAGCCGAttccctttttctctttctttcttttctgtcCGTAAATTGTATAAGGAGCTGTAGCCTAACTGGATACTGGATAAGATAATAACCAGTCTTCGTAAATAGTTTCGTGCATAATCAATTTCCGTGATTCACGGGCAATTACATGAATGCTACCTTGAAAACTCTGTATATGAATTGGAGGGAAGCAAAGAAAAGGACATGCACCAAAACATAAATTTTGCTTTCACACTTGATGATAGGACGAGAGACAGAACAAGGTGATATTTAACATCAAACAATAACAGGAGCCTTTCATGTCGAGTCATTAGATATCATTAGTGAAGAATTTAATAGTTCACATAAGGTCTCAATGATCAAACTCGTTTTAAAGCAACTTTTACACCCATATACCAGGAATAAATTTGCAAGCAGTAACAGGATTTCCTAATGATCAAACTTGTTTCGTTTCGAAGTGTGTCAGTAAGTACATGTAATgtaaaagatgaaaaatacatcCTTAGTGTCGCAAAATTTGATTTGGAACCAGGGTAATAACGACAACATCCATAGATCAAAATTACAACCTTCAGTATGGCATATTTCACTTGCTCAAAATAAGGGGATTCTTGTTTTTATGCATATGATACCTCTTGCATAGCTTCTCTAAAGTTGCAACTGAATGCTGCATGGGGTTTAGCTTTATATCCATGAGCATACTCTGCAAAAAAGATGAAACACATATAAGCACCCATCTCACAATTTTTTGTAACCACAAACATGTAATTTAAGCATTAATCTCATAATCTGGGAGTCCTGAAAATACAAAGCAATATCAAACCTTGTAATCATCTCCATATTTATCAACCAGCCGGCTGATATGAACGCGCTGAATCGCAGTCAAAGGTTGAGGAAGAGCACCCCTACCATCTCTCCTCTTCTTTCCTAGAGCTGACTTCAAATCTACATGAACCAAAAAGATATATCAAAAGTACCCATCTTCCTAagtgaaaattaaaatacatgCACCTTGATAAAAGAAATTTAGACTGATATAAATGCCCTGGATATTATTGGAACAAAACTATGAATCTAGGGTTCAAGGCTCAATTACAAGAACTAGCTAAACTAATTaacattttataatttattagagAAGGAAGCCAATTAATTAAAGCACATCAGAGAAAAAAAATCAGAAGAAAATTCAAAGATAGAAAGGGAGTGGGTTACCGTCTTCTTCGAGGTCACTGCCGGAATCGTCAAGGGCGGAGTAGTCGTCGGCGGGGGGAGGTGGATCCTGAAGCGACTCGGTGTCGACGATTTGTGGAGTGCGATATTCGGTGCTGAGCAAATTAGGGTTGGAGACGACACCGAAGGACTTGTAGTTCTGAGTTACAGTTCCCTGGTCGTCCCAGGTGGGGTCGAGGTCCGCCACTGACTCTGCCAGCTTCGACGGAACGGAAAACGCCGGCTTGAAAACCCGCGGTTTCTTCTTCGGCAACCCTACTCTAACCTTTGTACGAGATTGCTTGTACTTTCTTCGCGACCTTCCCatcctctctctttttctcggTCAGTGAAGTGTGAACTAGATTTGATGAAGAACCAGAAATTTGGGTGCAGCTTACGGAGGAAGGTGCAAGGCAAGGGTTTATCGCGATGTGAGGGGTTTAGGGCACACGTGTATCAAAATTCCATTTTGATCAGATATCGAAGCGGTGTCGTTCGCTCAGAAGTTCCACGCTATAGCATTTAACAATTTAGCATCAATAAATGGTTCAtatttttcttgtcatctaATTTGGAAACAAAtatctctttaatttttcttttcttttttaatataagagtttaattttaatttctaatacCCGACCATCTAATCCTAatctaatttcacttgtttagaaaaaattttaattaatttatttttttgtgatatGATATGGtacatgaaaattaaattttaagtctaattagaaaattaatttttttaatcaacaaaaaattaaaacatttatTGTGTGCTGTGGTCCTCTCATTACATATGATTGAAGGCACATGATTAGCGAAAAAGAAATAAGCAAATTTGCTAGATGAGTATGCTTCAATATGGTGTCATTTGCCTGAAAAGGATTAGTAGTATTTTTGTGCCTGGATTCCATTGTATTTAGTTACATCAAAATGCacattttctcaatttttagAAGTATTTAAAGCAAGAGGTATGCTTGCTAAATGAACATAACATGATAACAATCGGTTTTATTGTTGAGGAGTCATATTAATAAATTGAAAGTgccattcaacatcatcaatgGTACTAGTCATCAGAATATGCCACCTATTGTTGTAAAATAAaggatatataaaataaagatgtataaatagaagactctattattaatataattagttcaataattttatatatatataataatattatatgttgtattgtgtatatatatacaaagataagaaaaagtattaaaaataaagagagagagatttgcatttgatactatctcaatataataaagatggttaatattgctattaatattatatgtaaagagtaatagaaaatagaatttaaaatacttataaaataaaagaagagaaagaattgtaATAGAAATATAAGGAGAAGAGTATTTGGTTGTAACATAAAGAAGGAATAGATTTCTTATTACTTATCACAATATAATAGAAACTTATATATTtactacttttatatattagaAGCGTATTAAGGGGAGGAGAAAGTATAAAGAGAGGAAGAGGATTTTTTTATTGCTGTATCTCAAGACTCGTACAACACCCCCTATTTATACATGCATGGGGTCTTTATTTTCAACATGCATTTAATCTTCATTCTCTTTTGAAAATATAAGTTTTACATGGGAATGGGCATCCACGTTGCTTGTTCTTATCACAATACTCCCCCTTGGATGcccatttaggattattgcctcattaaaaccttactaaaggaAAACCCTGTGGGaaaaaccttagtgaaggaaaaagagtacaatatcctttgtgatggggactgcctcattaaaaaccttgtcaagaaaaatccaatggaaaaaaaacctgaccaaggaaaaaagagtacagtctccccctcttgctgacattatttaatattttgaaatcgacgcatcccaatctcatgtaccaatctttcaaaggatgattttgggagtgactttgtgaataaatctgtcagattgtcacttgaacggatctgttggacatcaattgtcccttgattttgaagatcatgagtgaagaagaatttgggagaaatgtGCTTTGTTCTATCGCCTTTAATGtatccgcctttaagttgagcaatgcatgctgtattatcttcaaacaggacagttggagctatcttatgatcaattagtccacatgatgacataatatattgaatcagactccttagccaaaaacactcgcgactagtttcatgaatcgccagtatttcagcatgattagaggatgttgcagcaattgtctgtttcgtggacctccaagatatagctgtaccaccatatgtaaacagatatcctgtttgagatctccctttatgtggatcagacaagtagctagcatctgcatagccaactagttgtgacttggatccataggggtaaaacaatcccatatcaaccgttccatgaagatatcgaaaaatttgtttgattccactccaatgtcttctggttggagaggaactataccttgctagtaaattcaccgcgaatgatatgtcaggtcgcgtattattagcaagatacattagtgctccaatggcactaagatatggcacttcaggaccaaggatatcttcattttcttctttaggacggaattgatcctttttcacatccaaagatcttacgatcattggagtacttaatggatgtgacttatccatataaaatctcttcaagatcttttctgtgtatgttgtttgatgaataaagatcccgtcttttatatgctcgatctgcaggccgagacaaaatttagtctttccaagatctttcatctcaaactcttcttttagagtttttataattgttggaatctcttcaggagtcccaatgatatttaaatcatcaacgtacacagcaattataatgaacccagatgtagttttctttatgaaaacacatgggcagatatcatcattcttgaaaccgtttttggccagatactcagtaagacgattataccacattcgtccagattgctttagaccatataaagatctttgtaatttgactgagtatagcccttgtgaatattcattggatggtttaaatatctttaatccttcagggactttcatatagatatcccgatctaatgagccgtataaataggctgttaccacatccattaaatgcatatgcagtttatgatatgcagataaactgaccaaataacgcaaagttatcgcatccactacaggggaatacgtttcttcataatctataccgggcctttgtgaaaaaccttgtgccacaagtcgggctttatagcgcacaacttcatttttctcattttgttttctcacaaatacccacttatatccaacaggttttacatcttcaggtgtacggactacaggtccaaagacttcacgttttgcaagtgagtctaattcagccttcatggctgcttcccattttggccaatcatttctttgtcgacattcttcgactgatcttggctcaagatccttactttcatgcatgatatctgatgccacattatatgcaaatatttcattgacaattgtcttatttcgatCCCATttttctcctgtaaagacataatttatcgagatctcgtcattttcacaattttcaggtacctgaacgtcttctggcgttatatcAGAATTCTGGACAACTGCcggtgtctttactatgtctttttcaacaggaatcgtatttacctcttttctctttcgaggatttttatctttggaaccaacaggcctgccacgcttctggcgtgtatttgcttccgtggctatttgtcctactgggacatcaattcgaattggggcattttccgctggtatgtaagatttggttatccttttggtatcggaaaatgcatcaggcaattcatttgctattctttgcaaatgtataatcttttgaacttctagttcacattgccctgatcgaggatctaaatgcatcaacgatgatgcattccaattaagttccttttcaggaagcttattctctccccctaatgttggaaattttgattcatcaaaatgacaatccgcaaaccgggctttaaacacatcaccagtttgtatctcaagatacctcactatagagggagaatcatatccaacatatatccccaattttctttggggtaccattttggtgcgattaggtggtgcaatgggaacatatattgcacacccaaatattcttaaatgggaaacatttggctgctggctAAAAGCTAATTGTataggagagaattgatgataactcgttggcctcaaacgaataagtgctgcggcatgtaaaatagcatgcccccaaaccgaggttgggagatttgttcttataagcaagggtctagcaattaattggaggcgcttaataagtgattctgctaacccattgtgtgtgaacataagctactggatgttcaacacttattccattagccatacaataagcatcaaaagcttgggaagtaaattcaccagcattatcaagacgaattgctttaattggattttttggaaattgtgcttttaatagaataatttgagccagtaatctcgcaaacgccaggttgcgagaagataataagcacacatgtgaccatctcgaagatgcgtctatgaggaccataaaatatctaaaagatccacatggtggatgaataggtccacatatatcaccttgaatcctttctagaaattcaggggactcaaatccaatctttactggtgatggccttaaaattaactttccctgagaacatgcagcacaacaaaattcactagttttaagaatcttctggttctttagtgaatgtccatgagaattttcaataattctcctcatcatggttgttcccggatgacccaaacggtcgtgccaagttatgaattcatttgggctagtaaacttctggtttacagtggcatgtgattcaattgcactaatcttggtataatacaacccagatgaaagagagggtaatttttctaatataactttcttatttgaatcatgagttgtgatacataaatactcatgatttctCTCATTCATCGTCTcaacatgatatccatttcggcgaatatctttgaaactcaacaagttcctcagagacttggtagataatagtgcattatttattataaattttgttcctccaggaaacaaaattacagctcttccggagccttctatcacattgcctgagccaatgatagtattaacatattcctcttttggcacaagatgggtaaaatatatatcacttttgagaatagtgtgcgaacttgcactatccgcaaggcatacatcttcattacatatccttgccattcttcaaaaacaaataataaaatgagtaatatgcacagttaaattgaatacttgatcagaattatttttctaagaaacactgtacataagataatgtcatatactgaaattttattttaaaatttgacacatttaataatttcaaaattcatattaatatttcattatttatgtacatcacgtaaaacttaacaataagttctttacattatttatttacatatatacttcacaatcccacatattaaactattccatcattgatcaaatgaccaatatttccttcagggtcctcaaagaaatcagatacatcataatgagtggtggagttctcagcatcatttgaaacaaaatttgtttcctttcctttgtcgttctttttcaaagatgcctggtaaagatcgactaggtgccttggggtacgacaggtacgtgaccaatggccctttccaccacagcGGAAACACTTCTCCTCGGTTGATTTATTCTGCCCGATATTCCTTTCTTTATCTCACTTCTGGTGAGATTctctcttttgaacataattctttttccttccataatttttcttgttattaaaagcttgccatttacctcttctggggtaatgatttgccgcatttacttcaggaaatggggcggcgccagctgggcgcgcttcatgatttttcaataaaaactcATTGTTGCGCTcggcaacaagaaggcaagaaattaactcagaatattttttaaaccctttctctcgatactgctgctgcaggagcacattcgaggcatggaaggttgagaaagttttctccaacatatcatgatcagttattttttccccacacaatttcattcgtgaggtgattcgaaacattgcagaattatattcatttatagatttaaaatcttgtaaacgcaaatgcgtccattcatatcgggcctgaggaagtatcaccgttttctgatgattatacctttcttcaaggtctttccaaagatctgcaggatcttttaatgtaagatattcatttttcaatccctcgtcaagatgacgacgaagaaaaatcatggttttggctttatccttttgggatgcattattttcagccttaatggtatctccaagatccattgaatcaagatggatttcagcatctaatatccatgataaataattgtttccagatatatcaagagcattgaattcaagatgagagagcttcgacataatgaaaaattacctgagtcttcctaaaaatttgatcagagtctcgtgctgataacgtgttgtaaaataaaggatatataaaataaagatgtataaatagaagactctattattaatataattagctcaataatttttatatatatataataatattatatgttgtattgtgtatatatatacaaagataagaaaaagtattaaaaataaagatagagagatttgcatttgatactatctcaatataataaagatggttaatattgctattaatattatatgtaaagagtaatagaaaatagaatttaaaatacttataaaataaaagaagagaaagaattgtaATAGAAATATAAGGAGAAGAGTATTTGGTTGTAACATAAAGAAGGAATAGATTTCTTATTACTTATCACAATATAATAGAAACTTATATATTCACTGCTTTTATATATTAGAAGCGTATTAAGGGAGGAGAAAGTATAAAGAGAGGAAgaggattttttttttgctgtctCTCAAGACTCGTACAACACCCCCTATTTATACATGCATGTGGTCTTTATTTTCAACATGCATTTAATCTTCATTCTCTTTTGAAAATATAAGTTTTACATGGGAATGGGCATCCACATTGCTTGTTCTTATCACAACACCTATTACTACCTGATACAATTTTGCAAAATATTGAATAAATCTCCACATGCCTTTCGCCAATTTTGTGTGGCAAAAAAGAATTACCCATTTCCTTCACATGGTTCTTCCCATGTTCAACCAAAAGAATTATccatacttttttattttgagcCAAACATATATATGAGAGGTGGTTTTCTTATAGTCCTGTGGAACGGCTAGCATACTCATGAACCAATGCTCCAAACAGAGATGGCCTTTGAAGCAAGTTTGAAGGCTTATCAAATTCTTTTGCTCTCCCTATCACAAGCATAACATGAACAACATTAAGACTAAGTACATTAACATAAAGGTCCAAGATGAAGGAATCAAAGAGAGTGCATATTTTGATACCTGCATCTACAACTAAAACTCTATCACAGTCCATGACTGTAGGTATTCTGTGAGCAATGCTGATGATGGTACATGCTGCAAAGTCCTCTCTTATGATCTTCTGAATCACACCATCAGTTTGCGAATCAACAGAAGCCGTTGCTTCGTCCATAAACAAGAGCCGGCTTTGCTTAAGCATAACCCGCCCCAAACAAAGCAACTGCCTCTGCCCCACACTCCAATTCTCTCCATTATCTACCACTGATAGGTCAAGAACAAGAGCATTATTCCCATTAGTACAAATGTGAAATGATGAATTTCAAGCAGTTCAAGCAAAATggttttcacaaaaaaaaaaatatgtaccTAAAGAGTCAAGCTTTTCAGGCTTAGCAGACACTGCCTCTTTTAGT includes:
- the LOC130935273 gene encoding nucleolar protein 16, translating into MGRSRRKYKQSRTKVRVGLPKKKPRVFKPAFSVPSKLAESVADLDPTWDDQGTVTQNYKSFGVVSNPNLLSTEYRTPQIVDTESLQDPPPPADDYSALDDSGSDLEEDDLKSALGKKRRDGRGALPQPLTAIQRVHISRLVDKYGDDYKSMLMDIKLNPMQHSVATLEKLCKRYHMHKNKNPLILSK